One genomic window of Helicobacter canis includes the following:
- a CDS encoding outer membrane family protein gives MRLVWLWIMIGVALLASTQESLESTIPKAKEAPISSLDIGLSSDTSRTHTSFLRVKDIDLASFTTAAHLDSTLFSAPFATGYSGLWTKLSLESERFYGFYLGGAFSAIGKLADFAARPITRYDMQTDPRIYSLLINNDEAKDLFYTSDAVHLPALFIGYEHKNMGFRVGRYDAEYEWIGDYLEGAEIYADIKGVRLALGGFYRQTYANPAENTRYGYIKDLYEKHQGYAINKHFYADANYQKEHFGLRLYANYLASLYVASGLAVRYTKDFGFWDLGIKAHGTFVSAGIQDPNLCANPQVAEEVGLACYQKGSFGKLNGGVAHLEGLLGFGYFHLSLGAVVNDKNQATNLLPIYADNNPLEYNTYIYGEGGRTGYIKLDYRGIMLGKSCELGGFIGLGRTMFFAPDVHYSNQVVGELELDFPKIKWHLTLVYLDEVRYSRTLVSKLWVGYKF, from the coding sequence ATGCGCTTGGTGTGGTTGTGGATTATGATAGGAGTGGCTCTCCTAGCTAGCACACAAGAATCCCTAGAATCTACTATCCCTAAAGCTAAAGAAGCTCCTATATCATCACTAGATATAGGACTAAGTAGCGATACTAGTAGGACACATACATCATTTTTGCGGGTTAAAGACATTGATCTAGCCTCCTTTACCACTGCGGCGCATTTGGATTCTACTTTATTTAGTGCGCCCTTTGCCACGGGATATAGCGGACTATGGACAAAGCTATCGCTAGAGAGCGAGAGATTTTATGGATTCTACCTAGGGGGGGCGTTTTCTGCCATTGGGAAGCTTGCAGACTTTGCCGCTAGACCTATCACGCGCTATGATATGCAAACAGACCCTAGAATCTACTCTTTGCTTATCAATAACGATGAAGCAAAGGATCTCTTCTATACAAGCGATGCTGTGCATTTGCCAGCACTTTTTATAGGCTATGAGCATAAGAATATGGGCTTTCGTGTAGGGCGATATGATGCAGAATATGAGTGGATAGGAGACTACTTAGAGGGTGCGGAGATTTATGCAGATATAAAGGGGGTGCGCTTGGCACTTGGGGGATTCTACCGACAAACTTACGCCAACCCAGCAGAAAACACGCGCTATGGCTATATAAAAGATCTCTATGAAAAGCATCAAGGCTATGCGATCAATAAGCATTTTTACGCCGATGCAAATTACCAAAAAGAGCATTTTGGGCTGCGTTTATATGCAAATTATTTAGCTAGCTTGTATGTCGCTAGCGGACTTGCTGTGCGCTATACGAAGGACTTTGGATTCTGGGATTTGGGGATTAAGGCACACGGGACCTTTGTGAGTGCTGGGATACAAGACCCAAATCTTTGTGCTAACCCACAAGTCGCAGAGGAAGTGGGGCTTGCTTGCTATCAAAAGGGCAGTTTTGGCAAGCTTAATGGCGGCGTGGCGCATCTTGAAGGGCTGCTTGGCTTTGGCTACTTCCATCTCTCACTTGGCGCAGTGGTCAATGACAAAAATCAAGCCACAAATCTGCTGCCCATCTATGCGGATAATAACCCGCTAGAATACAACACTTACATTTATGGCGAGGGCGGGCGCACGGGGTATATTAAGCTTGATTATCGTGGGATAATGCTAGGCAAATCCTGTGAGCTAGGGGGGTTTATCGGGCTTGGGAGGACGATGTTTTTTGCCCCTGATGTGCATTACTCTAATCAAGTCGTAGGCGAGCTAGAGCTAGACTTCCCAAAAATCAAGTGGCACTTAACGCTTGTGTATTTAGATGAAGTGCGCTACTCTAGGACTTTGGTAAGCAAGCTCTGGGTAGGCTATAAATTTTAA
- a CDS encoding ankyrin repeat domain-containing protein — translation MQKAIAFIANDVDLKKYCEISGDRNSFENIEYSKILTTLLINTNTQAQNPSDIKSDETLSKSIASWLNGSHTPSHKSIQGISQIATYCENLSPTQISSLLHIAKLVDGFFSWAGKYFGKELCEVLIAHYRLMNVFGFLESRELLDQVLNTCASQARGAKNALNILADYFAHNIFAICMLKNINQIPQEALKNFAKQLGDRFYIAHKHYFDHIDFFVPSRAFAPTCGDKILDCAIYLQSCMQALRNPKHIISLTKPQILELLDKSFESYAKAQGKLFTASLPDKPLNEKAFEDGLEEIKSLNTYKNDPYLHFMQGRFYAHKARDSHTKDKQKELLKNAQEHYLNALEYGKGVMGENYKKVVEEGIAVSANLTRQNELDVNNAKAPLSKFYKSAYFLGLVSQADDVGYLVQDFRHKFTLLFHKDEQGILEQKRAKKQEKKFALFSPNHFAIDNETLKNLPIDFTKPDKMITDIYPNPISQLAHTCGILDVESSKRLIELGADVNWRKDDGGSVLIFALQGLGEPWQCYNEAQKQKALELCALLIPKMSQEALNTRLRKKKHTALSLAISLGLVEVVKLLLDFGADMDAHTCDRDNLGALYYCLQCIAWAKGNVPNPSAAISAMSKEQIISASKGSLSESIFDDETLHNVYEMFNHPELLQVALARITKGHRHFLKEYYAIFDLLLESTSNVDNVEKECNGFTPLLFATEIGEVECVKKLLAKGANKEHKNSDGCNAYAIAEYFHHIELMSLLR, via the coding sequence GTGCAAAAAGCCATTGCCTTTATCGCAAATGATGTGGATTTAAAGAAATATTGTGAGATAAGTGGAGATCGCAATAGCTTTGAAAACATTGAATATAGCAAAATCCTTACAACACTGCTAATCAACACCAATACCCAAGCGCAAAATCCCAGCGATATAAAAAGTGATGAAACCCTAAGCAAAAGTATCGCAAGCTGGCTCAATGGCAGCCACACCCCAAGCCACAAATCTATCCAAGGTATCAGCCAGATTGCTACATATTGTGAAAACCTATCGCCAACGCAAATTAGCTCGCTGCTTCATATCGCCAAGCTTGTTGATGGCTTTTTCAGCTGGGCAGGAAAATACTTCGGCAAAGAGCTGTGTGAAGTGCTTATCGCACACTATCGGCTTATGAATGTATTTGGATTTTTGGAGAGTAGAGAGCTATTAGACCAAGTGCTAAATACCTGTGCTAGCCAAGCACGCGGAGCAAAAAATGCGCTCAATATACTAGCAGATTATTTTGCTCACAATATCTTTGCAATATGTATGCTAAAAAATATCAATCAAATACCCCAAGAAGCCTTGAAAAACTTCGCCAAGCAGCTAGGGGATCGCTTTTACATTGCACATAAGCACTACTTTGATCATATTGACTTTTTTGTGCCTTCGCGTGCGTTTGCTCCCACTTGTGGTGATAAGATTTTAGATTGCGCAATATATCTGCAATCGTGTATGCAAGCTTTGAGAAATCCAAAGCATATTATCAGCTTAACAAAGCCACAGATTTTAGAGCTTCTTGATAAGTCATTTGAGAGCTATGCTAAGGCACAGGGCAAGCTTTTTACAGCGAGCTTGCCAGATAAGCCGCTTAATGAAAAGGCATTTGAAGACGGGCTAGAGGAAATAAAAAGCCTAAATACTTATAAAAATGATCCATATCTGCACTTTATGCAAGGGAGATTCTACGCTCATAAAGCGCGAGACTCTCACACAAAGGACAAGCAAAAAGAGCTACTCAAAAACGCCCAAGAGCATTATCTAAATGCCTTAGAGTATGGCAAAGGCGTAATGGGAGAAAATTATAAAAAAGTAGTAGAAGAAGGCATAGCAGTTAGTGCCAATCTCACACGCCAAAACGAACTTGATGTCAATAATGCCAAAGCACCTTTAAGCAAATTCTACAAAAGCGCGTATTTTTTAGGGCTAGTGAGTCAGGCAGATGATGTGGGGTATTTGGTGCAGGATTTTAGGCATAAATTTACGCTGCTATTCCACAAAGATGAGCAAGGGATCTTAGAGCAAAAGCGTGCAAAAAAGCAGGAGAAGAAGTTTGCACTTTTCTCGCCTAATCACTTTGCAATCGATAATGAAACACTAAAAAATCTACCCATAGACTTCACAAAGCCCGATAAAATGATCACAGATATTTACCCTAATCCCATTAGCCAGCTTGCTCACACTTGCGGAATCCTTGATGTAGAATCTAGCAAAAGGCTCATAGAGCTTGGGGCTGATGTAAATTGGCGTAAGGATGATGGGGGAAGTGTGCTGATATTTGCATTACAAGGCTTGGGCGAGCCTTGGCAATGCTACAATGAGGCGCAAAAGCAAAAAGCCCTAGAGCTTTGCGCACTGCTTATCCCAAAGATGAGCCAAGAAGCCCTAAACACAAGACTAAGGAAGAAAAAGCACACCGCACTATCTCTTGCTATTTCTCTAGGGCTTGTGGAAGTAGTGAAGCTACTGCTGGATTTTGGGGCGGATATGGACGCACACACTTGTGATAGAGACAATCTAGGCGCGCTGTATTATTGCTTGCAGTGTATTGCTTGGGCTAAGGGCAATGTGCCTAATCCATCTGCTGCCATATCCGCAATGAGCAAGGAGCAGATCATTTCTGCGAGCAAGGGGAGCCTAAGTGAGTCAATCTTTGATGATGAGACACTACACAATGTGTATGAAATGTTTAATCACCCAGAGCTATTGCAAGTAGCATTAGCAAGGATAACCAAAGGGCATAGGCATTTTCTTAAAGAGTATTATGCGATTTTTGATCTGCTACTAGAATCCACTAGCAATGTCGATAATGTAGAAAAAGAGTGCAATGGCTTTACCCCACTGCTCTTTGCCACAGAGATTGGCGAAGTGGAATGTGTCAAAAAGCTTTTAGCCAAAGGTGCAAATAAAGAGCATAAAAATAGCGATGGCTGCAATGCCTATGCGATAGCAGAGTATTTTCATCATATAGAGCTAATGAGCCTTTTGCGCTAA
- a CDS encoding efflux RND transporter periplasmic adaptor subunit, with amino-acid sequence MKRYILGVLIAFGTLYGYKEVRLNAVQAQGLGIKDIPIKNPSITRGVPFNAFIDFDNKDSTTQSSTFDVVVVAIYKREGEQIQQGNEICEISSNELNNLFFELENTQNKHRVAEEIAKKDKDLFQAGVISQREYQQSYLASRELYLKLSQLRNTFKLFGIDPDKPRGNFGFRVVASASGILSVAPKNTGEKIPAFTPYVRISKNNNLLARIKIPLSVSDYVLPGSRVYSEKGQYVGEITTISVVVDKNNNSITAIADLKEGSFRVGEIADIYIEGKQPKGSYIVPSTAVIKNAKDNLIFVKTPNGYLPKVVQVIEKRSKSFIIDGKGFKGNEQIASGTLVALKGLINNIGVEGQ; translated from the coding sequence ATGAAACGATACATTCTAGGCGTGTTAATCGCATTTGGCACACTCTATGGCTACAAAGAAGTGCGCTTAAATGCTGTCCAAGCACAAGGACTAGGCATTAAAGACATTCCCATAAAAAACCCAAGCATCACACGCGGCGTGCCATTTAATGCTTTCATCGACTTTGACAACAAAGACTCCACGACACAAAGTTCTACCTTTGATGTTGTGGTAGTGGCGATCTATAAGCGAGAAGGTGAGCAGATACAACAGGGCAATGAGATTTGTGAGATTAGCTCTAATGAGTTAAATAATCTCTTTTTCGAGCTAGAAAACACCCAAAACAAGCACCGAGTCGCAGAAGAAATCGCCAAAAAAGATAAAGACTTATTCCAAGCTGGTGTCATCTCCCAGCGAGAATATCAGCAAAGCTATCTTGCAAGCAGAGAGCTTTATCTCAAGCTAAGTCAGCTAAGAAATACTTTCAAGCTTTTTGGGATTGATCCAGATAAACCTAGGGGGAATTTTGGATTCCGTGTGGTGGCGAGTGCGAGCGGGATCCTCTCTGTCGCGCCTAAAAATACCGGCGAGAAAATCCCAGCCTTTACCCCCTATGTAAGAATCTCTAAAAACAACAACCTCCTAGCGCGTATCAAAATCCCGCTTTCTGTCTCCGACTATGTGCTACCCGGATCTAGGGTGTATAGTGAAAAAGGACAATATGTCGGTGAAATCACCACCATATCCGTAGTCGTGGATAAAAACAACAACTCCATAACCGCGATCGCCGATCTCAAAGAAGGCTCGTTTCGCGTAGGCGAGATTGCTGACATCTATATCGAGGGCAAGCAGCCCAAAGGCTCGTATATCGTGCCCTCAACGGCTGTGATTAAAAATGCTAAAGACAATCTCATCTTTGTCAAAACCCCTAATGGCTATCTCCCAAAAGTCGTGCAAGTCATAGAAAAGCGCAGCAAGTCCTTTATCATTGATGGCAAGGGCTTCAAGGGCAATGAGCAAATCGCCTCTGGCACACTTGTAGCACTAAAAGGGCTAATTAACAATATCGGGGTCGAGGGGCAATAA
- a CDS encoding TolC family protein: protein MKTYLGRIFVAKACQISIALCLGVLLHAQPISKQAFFEAVEQNSINLVQNKAQFQSLLETQRATNSWESPYTEVDTGFVKNALGKNEVSVTALVMLRPKLPWVQTLLHKSLRIQIEQYDKAYKLYKELAYIAAKRLYLSYVLTKEKYNVATQRESNFYHQLQIAKAKLDAGSMSKKDYISFNNSYLDAKLLKMQTQTQLLELQRTLHQLLGLVEAHTIDQEKVDDEILDSLHDIVVDNLHFSYTHIEPESAYKQLEVSPYLDILALQARNYQTNAKLANRDRFEAFELGGGIAHAESSDNAQLRFSIPLPITPKNTHLKRKWLALHSGSVRESEITKNNLLISVDSYLDQLESKKSFIELQQENIQNKKDLVEMGKIAYESQKISLFEYLAYQNSYMDSIITLADAKLEYIGIQSLLEETLGTMIGETQ from the coding sequence TTGAAGACATATTTGGGGAGAATCTTTGTGGCTAAGGCGTGCCAGATCAGCATAGCCCTATGCTTAGGTGTATTGTTACACGCGCAGCCTATCAGCAAGCAAGCCTTTTTTGAAGCCGTGGAGCAAAATAGCATAAATCTCGTGCAAAACAAAGCACAATTTCAAAGCTTGCTAGAAACCCAGCGTGCGACAAACTCGTGGGAGTCGCCCTATACAGAGGTGGATACAGGCTTTGTCAAAAATGCTTTAGGCAAAAACGAAGTCTCTGTAACGGCACTTGTGATGCTCCGCCCTAAGCTTCCTTGGGTGCAAACACTTTTGCATAAGAGCCTGCGCATACAAATTGAGCAATATGATAAAGCTTATAAACTCTACAAAGAGCTAGCCTATATCGCTGCAAAACGACTCTATCTCTCCTATGTCCTTACCAAAGAAAAATACAATGTCGCGACACAAAGAGAGAGTAATTTCTACCACCAGCTACAAATCGCTAAAGCAAAGCTTGATGCAGGCAGTATGTCTAAAAAGGACTATATTAGCTTTAATAACTCCTACCTTGATGCCAAGCTTTTAAAAATGCAGACCCAAACCCAGCTCCTAGAGCTGCAGCGCACACTACATCAGCTCCTAGGGCTTGTAGAAGCCCACACGATCGATCAAGAAAAAGTCGATGATGAGATTCTTGATAGCTTGCACGATATAGTTGTTGATAATCTACACTTTAGCTACACGCACATAGAGCCAGAATCCGCCTATAAACAGCTAGAGGTTTCACCATATTTGGATATCCTAGCCCTGCAAGCTAGAAATTATCAAACAAACGCCAAGCTCGCCAATCGCGACCGCTTTGAAGCCTTTGAGCTAGGTGGTGGGATCGCACACGCAGAGTCCAGCGACAATGCCCAGCTGCGATTTTCTATCCCGCTACCCATCACGCCCAAAAACACGCATTTAAAGCGCAAGTGGCTAGCCCTGCATAGCGGCAGTGTGCGTGAGAGCGAGATCACAAAAAACAATTTGCTCATCAGTGTGGATTCTTATCTTGATCAACTAGAATCCAAAAAAAGCTTCATAGAACTCCAGCAAGAAAATATCCAAAACAAAAAAGACCTAGTAGAAATGGGCAAAATCGCCTATGAATCGCAGAAAATCAGCTTGTTTGAATACCTAGCCTACCAAAATTCCTATATGGATAGCATTATCACGCTAGCAGATGCAAAGCTAGAGTATATAGGCATACAATCGCTACTTGAAGAAACCTTAGGGACAATGATAGGAGAAACACAATGA
- the rmuC gene encoding DNA recombination protein RmuC: MTLLDSILLIALFGLGGVGALLYARFIAAQKALHLSETLRQEDRLKTQALESTAKSLESSHIQALQEIASLKAMLNTANKRFQEQRAESARQKTELQDKYEQDLSKLEAQYKLSLSTLQSELAKHLELQKTALLNENKLALTKDSKAILDEVFTPLKQRVEEYQKNLLQNEAKLKENIDNAFKYSQEMSKSAQELGRILKGDKKLRGNFGELQLKRVFESSGLIQGRQYSLQEQLHTQGGRYIPDAIVSLDEKRKIIIDAKFPLPNAVTCDDETEINTQEIAQNLKARIDELASKPYKDIENAYDFVLLFIPYNNILDLALEADSSLYDYAYSKQIYLTTPHTLFMALKTIAITWQHIQSDKNIKQAFDEIGKFYDKFADVCSDFDKMARGLQSAQSAAKDMNTKLRGKGGLESRFDRLKALGAKTKKSIPQSKSLNHTSHSDDISDEPRERVSEGEREGECDEGEDKQE; the protein is encoded by the coding sequence ATGACATTGCTTGATAGTATTTTGCTTATTGCGTTGTTTGGATTAGGTGGGGTAGGGGCTTTGCTCTATGCGCGCTTTATCGCCGCACAAAAGGCTTTGCACTTAAGCGAGACACTTCGCCAAGAAGACAGGCTCAAAACCCAAGCCCTAGAATCCACCGCCAAATCCCTAGAATCTAGCCATATCCAAGCACTCCAAGAAATCGCCAGCCTAAAGGCTATGCTTAATACTGCCAATAAGCGGTTCCAAGAGCAGCGCGCAGAATCTGCTCGCCAAAAGACAGAGCTACAAGATAAATATGAGCAAGATCTCTCCAAGCTTGAAGCGCAGTATAAACTCTCTCTAAGCACCTTGCAAAGTGAGCTAGCAAAGCACCTAGAGCTACAAAAGACCGCCTTGCTGAATGAAAATAAGCTCGCACTCACTAAGGATTCTAAAGCGATTTTAGATGAGGTTTTCACGCCGCTTAAACAACGCGTTGAAGAGTATCAAAAAAATCTTTTGCAAAATGAAGCCAAATTGAAAGAAAACATCGACAACGCCTTCAAATACTCCCAAGAGATGAGCAAAAGTGCGCAAGAGCTAGGGCGGATCCTAAAGGGTGATAAGAAGCTGCGCGGAAACTTCGGCGAGCTGCAGCTAAAAAGGGTGTTTGAGAGTAGCGGACTTATCCAAGGTAGGCAGTATAGTCTCCAAGAGCAGCTCCACACGCAAGGCGGGCGATATATCCCTGATGCGATTGTCAGCCTTGATGAAAAGCGCAAAATCATCATCGATGCCAAATTCCCCCTGCCAAATGCCGTAACTTGCGATGATGAGACAGAGATAAACACCCAAGAAATCGCGCAAAATCTCAAAGCGCGTATCGATGAGCTAGCAAGCAAACCCTATAAAGACATAGAAAATGCCTATGATTTTGTGCTGCTTTTTATCCCTTATAACAATATCTTAGATCTAGCCTTAGAGGCGGATTCTAGCTTGTATGACTATGCGTATTCTAAGCAGATTTATCTCACCACGCCGCATACGCTTTTTATGGCGTTAAAGACGATTGCTATCACTTGGCAGCATATCCAAAGCGATAAGAATATCAAGCAGGCATTTGATGAGATCGGGAAGTTTTATGACAAGTTTGCCGATGTGTGCAGTGATTTTGACAAAATGGCGCGAGGCTTGCAAAGTGCGCAAAGTGCAGCAAAAGATATGAATACAAAGCTGCGAGGCAAGGGCGGACTAGAATCTAGATTTGATAGATTAAAAGCCCTAGGGGCAAAGACGAAAAAATCAATCCCACAATCAAAATCGCTCAACCACACTAGCCATAGTGATGATATAAGCGATGAGCCAAGAGAGAGAGTGAGTGAGGGAGAAAGAGAGGGAGAATGCGATGAGGGAGAAGATAAGCAAGAGTGA
- the glyS gene encoding glycine--tRNA ligase subunit beta — translation MSSSDLQATQELLVEILTEELPALPFLKEWGNIAHKWEQALAQFHIQAPCELHYTPRRIAIYSRAFPTHTAAQIQEFFGPPLAIAFIDGDRSKGLSKAGLGFCKKAGVIDSALGEQFDKIENFVKGTDRESANLPQNFQNLQSPTANPRILGDNRGGIENSAQDSSPQAESLLQVVEKDGKQVLYVRKTQAGLESRQVLGEVVVAFIRSLHFGKSMRWGDAQEGSGSESFIRPIRNIMILLDSSAIDSALGSHSGDFVDFRATADHQSSSAPKSTKSTTSPTANPRILGDNRGDIEKSASSSLRDTAEAVARQSTQTSTQALESTFDNANAKTQKARSPQTFGQQSKAATLLHRSYTPKQQDLLESTFDNAAQEMCAKEAWVQITGLDDYLHKLKNGGVILSADERKQRILEQIQALESTFSLQVELDSALLAQIVAITEYPTALLGGFDERFLALPEEVITTSMKEHQKYFAVRKNGRLYNGFIVVANALCDEFSAIISGNERVLKARLSDAEFFYRNDCATPLDKKPLASIAYVDGLGSMLDKTNREEIISAYLARLYEQDSQQITQAIAYSKADLLSEMVGEFPELQGIMGHYYALAQGLSHDIAQAIKEQYLPNGEDSALPSSKISAIVALSGKLESLLGLFSIGTIPSGSKDPYALRRAANGVVKIALEWNLAFDVKQILGDMARICAYDISQENLARLQGFIIERLESILDIPAQIFRSASRGISADLCTIASNAKALESLLVRDDREALMAVFKRVANITKDIMGDSACGLESWIASSRCVDRQPSLISLRGSQNHDSSSTILESQNESKKQAQGEKSASSSLRVLRQQGEVAASFFSKAESTNTQAILQSLDTSLLTPPESALYNKLLSLNLPALTHPQHKLDALFSLKEELEVFFASVLVNDEDPALRRNRKSLLYAIYAEFCTIGDLKELAI, via the coding sequence ATGTCATCTAGCGATTTGCAAGCAACTCAAGAGCTGCTAGTAGAGATTCTCACAGAAGAGCTTCCCGCACTCCCCTTTCTCAAAGAGTGGGGCAATATCGCGCACAAATGGGAGCAGGCATTAGCGCAGTTTCACATACAAGCCCCTTGCGAGCTACACTACACACCCCGCAGGATTGCTATTTATAGTCGCGCTTTTCCTACGCATACTGCTGCGCAGATACAAGAATTTTTTGGACCGCCTTTGGCGATAGCTTTTATTGATGGTGATAGGAGTAAGGGGCTTAGTAAAGCAGGACTAGGGTTTTGTAAAAAGGCAGGGGTGATAGATTCGGCTTTGGGTGAGCAATTTGACAAGATTGAAAATTTTGTGAAAGGCACGGACAGGGAGTCCGCTAACCTTCCCCAAAATTTTCAAAACTTGCAAAGCCCCACCGCAAATCCTAGAATCTTGGGAGACAATCGGGGCGGTATTGAAAACTCCGCACAGGATTCTAGCCCACAGGCTGAGTCCTTGTTGCAAGTAGTAGAAAAAGACGGCAAGCAAGTCCTCTATGTCCGCAAAACTCAAGCCGGACTAGAATCTAGGCAGGTGCTAGGCGAGGTAGTAGTGGCATTTATCCGCTCATTACACTTTGGCAAGAGTATGCGCTGGGGGGACGCTCAAGAGGGCAGTGGGAGTGAGAGCTTTATCCGCCCAATCCGTAATATTATGATACTACTAGATTCTAGCGCGATAGATTCGGCTTTGGGTAGCCATAGCGGCGATTTTGTGGATTTTAGGGCAACCGCAGACCATCAGTCTAGCTCTGCCCCAAAATCCACAAAAAGCACCACTAGCCCCACCGCAAATCCTAGAATCTTGGGAGACAATCGGGGCGATATTGAAAAATCGGCTTCATCGTCATTGCGAGACACTGCGGAAGCAGTGGCGCGGCAATCCACACAAACATCGACACAAGCCCTAGAATCCACTTTTGATAATGCCAACGCCAAAACACAAAAAGCCCGATCACCGCAAACATTCGGTCAGCAAAGCAAAGCAGCGACACTCCTGCACCGCTCCTACACCCCCAAACAACAAGACCTCCTAGAATCCACTTTTGATAATGCCGCCCAAGAAATGTGCGCAAAGGAAGCGTGGGTGCAAATCACAGGGCTTGATGACTACTTGCATAAGCTGAAAAATGGCGGCGTGATCCTTAGTGCTGATGAGAGAAAGCAGCGGATCTTAGAGCAGATCCAAGCCCTAGAATCCACTTTTAGCCTGCAAGTAGAGTTAGACTCTGCTCTTTTAGCCCAAATTGTCGCTATCACAGAGTATCCTACCGCGCTGCTAGGGGGATTTGATGAGCGATTTTTAGCCCTGCCAGAAGAGGTTATCACTACTTCAATGAAAGAGCATCAAAAATATTTTGCCGTGCGCAAAAATGGGCGGCTGTATAATGGCTTCATTGTCGTGGCAAACGCGCTTTGCGATGAGTTTAGTGCGATTATCAGCGGCAATGAACGCGTGCTAAAAGCGCGCCTAAGCGATGCAGAATTTTTCTATCGCAATGACTGCGCTACGCCATTAGACAAAAAACCTTTGGCAAGTATCGCCTATGTCGATGGGCTAGGCTCTATGCTAGATAAAACAAACAGAGAGGAGATCATCAGCGCGTATTTGGCGCGATTGTATGAGCAAGATAGCCAGCAGATCACACAAGCAATCGCGTATTCTAAGGCGGATTTGCTTAGTGAAATGGTAGGGGAGTTTCCGGAGCTGCAGGGGATTATGGGGCATTACTATGCCCTAGCACAAGGACTCTCGCACGACATCGCCCAAGCCATTAAAGAGCAATACCTCCCAAATGGCGAGGACTCTGCCCTGCCAAGCAGCAAAATAAGCGCGATTGTAGCCCTTAGTGGGAAGCTTGAGAGCTTGCTCGGGCTTTTTAGTATCGGCACAATCCCTAGTGGCTCAAAAGACCCTTATGCCCTACGCCGTGCGGCAAATGGTGTGGTAAAAATCGCCCTAGAGTGGAATCTAGCCTTTGATGTGAAGCAGATCCTAGGCGATATGGCTAGAATCTGTGCCTATGATATTAGCCAAGAGAATCTCGCGCGATTGCAGGGGTTTATCATCGAGCGACTAGAATCCATTTTAGACATACCAGCACAAATTTTCCGCTCCGCTTCAAGGGGGATAAGCGCAGATCTCTGCACTATCGCTAGCAATGCCAAAGCCCTAGAATCCTTGCTTGTGCGCGATGATAGAGAAGCACTTATGGCAGTGTTTAAGCGCGTGGCAAATATCACTAAAGATATTATGGGGGATTCAGCTTGTGGGCTAGAATCGTGGATTGCTTCGTCGCGCTGTGTCGATAGACAACCAAGTCTTATCTCCTTGCGCGGCTCGCAAAACCACGATTCTAGCTCCACAATCTTAGAATCCCAAAACGAGAGCAAAAAACAAGCACAGGGTGAAAAATCCGCTTCATCGTCATTGCGAGTCTTGCGGCAGCAAGGCGAAGTCGCAGCAAGTTTCTTTAGTAAAGCCGAATCCACCAACACACAAGCGATTTTACAAAGTCTTGACACTTCACTCCTAACCCCCCCTGAATCCGCCCTCTACAACAAGCTCCTATCGCTCAATCTCCCCGCTCTCACGCATCCGCAGCATAAACTTGACGCGCTTTTTTCACTCAAAGAAGAGCTGGAGGTGTTTTTTGCTAGCGTGCTTGTCAATGATGAAGACCCAGCCTTGCGCCGCAATCGCAAATCACTACTTTATGCGATTTATGCGGAGTTTTGCACCATAGGGGATTTGAAAGAATTAGCCATTTAG